Proteins from a single region of Polycladomyces zharkentensis:
- a CDS encoding VOC family protein → MNRWVEPSGIYETHLHVRDLERSVAFYRDQLGLTLCFTNPKRNLAFFWVGQARQQMLGLWEKPEDQIVRSHFAFSVSLRDLEQAPAFLAERGIACRDFFGNPEGEPTVHTWMPAASLYFEDPDGHSLEYIALLPEGPRPELGSIPLSRWRELHRQTGK, encoded by the coding sequence ATGAACCGTTGGGTGGAACCTTCGGGAATTTACGAAACACATCTGCATGTGCGGGATTTGGAAAGATCAGTCGCTTTTTATCGGGATCAATTGGGGCTGACCCTTTGTTTCACAAATCCCAAAAGGAATCTGGCATTTTTCTGGGTAGGTCAAGCGCGTCAACAAATGTTGGGGTTGTGGGAGAAGCCCGAGGATCAGATCGTTCGCAGTCATTTCGCTTTTTCCGTGTCATTGCGAGATTTGGAACAGGCTCCGGCATTTCTGGCCGAGCGGGGAATAGCCTGTCGCGATTTCTTTGGTAATCCCGAAGGGGAGCCTACCGTCCATACGTGGATGCCCGCCGCGTCACTGTATTTTGAGGACCCGGACGGGCACAGCCTGGAGTATATCGCCTTGCTGCCGGAAGGGCCGCGCCCCGAGTTGGGATCGATCCCGCTCAGCCGATGGCGGGAACTGCATCGTCAAACCGGAAAATAA
- a CDS encoding endonuclease MutS2: MDRFMLNVLEYPRIREQVAEEASSSLGKERIAALEPTADAEEVSHRLAATAEGMDLLRLQGDVSLGGVRDIRPSLRRAEVGGLLNTGELLDIAGTVNAGRKLKNQVLQVDEEHPLPIIRGWVERIEGLRPLEEEITRRIDEQGEVSDHASPNLRQIRHHIRQVQREIRTTLEGILRNPGYQKMLQESLITLRNDRYVIPVKQEYRSAFGGIVHDQSASGATLFIEPASVVALNNRLRQWELEEQREVERILRELTAQVAAHVDALRQNVEALAELDLILAKARYARRIRGICPRVETERVIRLKQARHPLIPMEKAVPIDITLGDPYQGIIITGPNTGGKTVCLKTVGLLALMAQAGLPIPAEEGSAFPVFSGIFADIGDEQSIEQSLSTFSSHMTQIIRILKQADDHSLVLLDELGAGTDPTEGAALAIAILQDLLDEGCLVVATTHYSELKQFAHAHPGVTNASVEFDVRTLRPTYRLLIGVPGKSNAFAIAERLGLSPSIIEKAKAQLSTEEHRLEEMIAALSRDRSIAEEERKRAEALRQEAESLQRDLREKLSRWEEEKERMRESARREAQTIVSRARREAEDVLRQLREWAKQRPDELKEHQLIEAKKRLDDAVPDARPVAAASVAQQRNERIEPGDEVMVLTVKQRGRVLEDLGAGEYQVQVGILKMKVHRRYLEKVKAKKNESESGVSTSYRSASNHVRPELDLRGKMVEDALAEIDKYLDSAVVAGYQRVSLIHGKGTGALRTGVQQFLRRHPHVKGFRLGGPGEGGSGVTVVELA; encoded by the coding sequence GTGGACCGTTTTATGCTCAATGTGTTGGAATATCCACGAATCAGGGAACAAGTGGCTGAAGAAGCCTCTTCCTCGCTGGGAAAAGAGCGGATCGCAGCACTGGAACCCACTGCCGATGCGGAGGAAGTATCGCATCGTCTGGCGGCAACGGCGGAGGGAATGGATCTGCTCAGGCTCCAAGGGGATGTGTCACTGGGAGGCGTTCGTGACATTCGTCCCTCACTGCGCCGTGCCGAAGTGGGAGGATTGCTGAATACAGGTGAATTGTTGGATATCGCCGGCACGGTGAACGCCGGCCGTAAATTAAAAAATCAGGTATTGCAGGTTGACGAAGAACATCCGCTTCCCATCATTCGCGGATGGGTGGAACGCATCGAAGGATTGCGTCCGCTGGAAGAAGAGATCACCCGACGGATTGACGAACAGGGAGAGGTATCCGACCACGCCAGCCCGAACCTGCGCCAGATTCGTCATCATATTCGGCAAGTACAGCGCGAGATCCGAACGACGTTGGAGGGCATCCTGCGGAATCCGGGTTACCAAAAAATGTTGCAGGAATCATTGATCACCCTGCGCAACGATCGGTATGTCATCCCGGTCAAGCAGGAATACCGTTCGGCATTCGGTGGCATCGTGCATGACCAGTCGGCTTCCGGCGCCACGCTGTTTATTGAACCGGCATCCGTGGTTGCGTTGAATAACCGTTTGCGTCAATGGGAGCTGGAGGAGCAGCGGGAAGTGGAACGCATTCTGCGTGAGTTGACGGCACAAGTGGCGGCCCATGTCGATGCACTCCGGCAAAATGTTGAAGCGTTGGCCGAGTTGGATCTCATTTTGGCCAAGGCCCGGTACGCCCGCCGCATTCGAGGGATTTGTCCACGGGTGGAGACGGAGCGCGTCATTCGGTTGAAACAGGCCCGCCATCCATTGATCCCGATGGAAAAGGCAGTGCCCATCGACATCACGCTGGGTGATCCATATCAGGGGATCATCATCACCGGTCCCAACACGGGTGGGAAGACCGTTTGCCTGAAAACGGTGGGGTTGCTGGCGCTGATGGCGCAAGCGGGTCTCCCCATTCCCGCGGAGGAAGGCAGCGCGTTCCCCGTATTCAGCGGGATTTTTGCGGACATCGGCGATGAGCAGAGCATTGAGCAGAGCTTGAGTACGTTCTCCAGCCATATGACACAGATCATCCGCATTTTGAAACAAGCGGACGATCACAGCTTGGTACTGCTGGATGAATTGGGTGCGGGCACGGACCCGACCGAGGGGGCGGCGTTGGCCATCGCCATCCTGCAAGATCTCCTGGATGAAGGTTGTCTGGTGGTGGCCACCACCCACTACAGCGAGCTGAAACAATTCGCCCATGCCCATCCGGGAGTGACCAACGCCAGTGTGGAATTTGACGTGCGGACACTGCGTCCCACCTATCGTCTGTTGATCGGCGTACCCGGCAAGAGCAATGCGTTTGCCATCGCCGAGCGGTTGGGACTGTCGCCATCCATCATTGAAAAAGCCAAAGCGCAGTTGTCCACGGAGGAACATCGACTGGAGGAAATGATCGCCGCGTTGTCCCGCGACAGGTCCATTGCGGAAGAAGAGCGCAAACGTGCGGAAGCGCTTCGCCAGGAAGCGGAATCCTTGCAACGGGATTTGAGGGAAAAACTGTCCCGTTGGGAGGAAGAGAAAGAACGGATGCGCGAATCGGCCCGACGGGAAGCGCAAACCATCGTCTCGCGTGCGCGTCGGGAAGCGGAAGACGTGTTGCGCCAGTTGCGTGAATGGGCCAAGCAGCGGCCGGACGAGTTGAAGGAACATCAGTTGATCGAAGCGAAGAAACGGTTGGATGACGCGGTTCCCGATGCACGACCCGTTGCCGCCGCATCCGTGGCCCAACAACGGAATGAACGGATTGAGCCGGGAGACGAGGTGATGGTGCTCACCGTCAAACAACGCGGCCGAGTGCTGGAGGACCTCGGCGCTGGGGAATATCAGGTTCAGGTGGGCATTTTGAAAATGAAAGTGCACCGCCGTTATCTGGAAAAGGTGAAGGCAAAGAAGAACGAGTCCGAATCCGGCGTTTCCACTTCGTATCGAAGCGCTTCAAACCATGTGCGTCCGGAATTGGATTTACGCGGTAAGATGGTGGAGGACGCTCTGGCGGAAATCGATAAGTATCTGGATTCCGCCGTCGTCGCCGGTTATCAGCGGGTTTCGCTCATCCATGGAAAAGGGACGGGTGCCTTGCGTACGGGTGTCCAGCAATTTTTGCGCCGGCATCCGCACGTCAAGGGATTCCGTTTGGGCGGACCGGGAGAAGGAGGCTCCGGCGTGACGGTGGTCGAACTGGCCTAA
- a CDS encoding NCS2 family permease, which produces MSQNTQGFLDRFFRLSERKTDVRTEVFAGLTTFMTMCYIIFVNPQILSDAGIPKEGAIAATIFASVFCTLLFGLWANFPVAIAPGMGLNAFFTYSVVLGQGLSWQTALGAVFISGLVFFLLTVTGIRRRLVAAVPDVLRSAIVVGIGLFIAFIGLKNAGIIVKSPATFVTLGQVTKPGPILTMIGLLVAVILMARNIKGAMIISILVTTLLAMAFGVTPVPHRLSDVMTFTVPDITTTLGKLDIMAAIHYGIFSIIFSFTIVELFDNLATLIGLSKKAGLMDKNGDIPNLNRALQADAVGTMMSATFGSTALNAYIENAAGISEGGRTGLTAVVVAGLFLLSLFLTPLIMLIPSVATAPALILVGSLMLSEIKNLSFDDFTDTVPAFLTIILMPLTSSIAEGLAFGFVSYTVLKTLTGKYKEMNLFLYLITAAFIINFLYHG; this is translated from the coding sequence ATGTCGCAAAACACGCAAGGCTTCTTGGACCGATTTTTCCGATTGTCCGAGCGGAAAACCGACGTCAGAACGGAAGTTTTTGCGGGGCTCACCACTTTTATGACGATGTGCTATATCATTTTCGTCAACCCGCAAATTTTGTCCGACGCCGGCATTCCCAAGGAAGGAGCCATTGCCGCCACGATTTTCGCCAGTGTTTTTTGTACGCTGCTGTTTGGATTGTGGGCCAATTTTCCTGTTGCCATCGCACCCGGCATGGGGCTGAATGCCTTTTTCACCTACAGCGTCGTACTCGGACAAGGCCTGAGTTGGCAGACCGCTCTCGGTGCCGTCTTTATCTCCGGACTCGTCTTTTTCCTGCTGACGGTGACCGGAATACGCCGTAGACTGGTGGCAGCCGTGCCGGATGTCCTTCGGTCCGCCATCGTGGTGGGCATCGGATTGTTTATCGCATTTATCGGGCTGAAAAACGCCGGCATCATCGTAAAGAGTCCTGCCACCTTCGTCACGCTGGGTCAAGTGACAAAACCCGGTCCGATTCTGACCATGATCGGTCTGTTGGTGGCTGTCATCCTGATGGCGCGCAACATCAAAGGGGCCATGATCATCAGCATTTTGGTCACCACCCTGTTGGCGATGGCATTCGGCGTGACTCCGGTACCACACCGTTTGTCCGACGTGATGACGTTCACCGTGCCGGACATCACCACCACGCTTGGGAAATTGGACATCATGGCCGCCATCCATTACGGAATCTTTTCCATCATTTTCTCTTTCACGATCGTGGAGCTGTTTGACAACCTGGCCACATTGATCGGCTTGTCCAAAAAAGCGGGACTGATGGACAAAAACGGCGACATCCCCAATTTGAACCGCGCGCTGCAAGCTGATGCCGTGGGTACGATGATGAGCGCCACGTTCGGCTCCACCGCACTCAACGCCTATATCGAGAATGCCGCCGGCATCTCCGAAGGCGGGCGAACCGGCCTCACCGCCGTGGTGGTGGCGGGACTGTTTCTGCTGAGCCTGTTTTTGACACCGTTGATCATGCTGATCCCCTCGGTGGCCACTGCACCGGCACTGATTCTGGTCGGATCGCTGATGCTGAGTGAGATCAAGAACCTTTCGTTCGATGATTTCACCGATACGGTCCCGGCGTTTTTAACCATCATCCTGATGCCGTTGACTTCCAGCATCGCGGAAGGATTGGCCTTCGGGTTTGTCAGCTACACGGTGCTGAAAACATTGACGGGGAAATACAAAGAAATGAATCTGTTTTTGTACCTGATCACTGCGGCATTTATCATCAATTTCTTGTATCATGGTTGA
- a CDS encoding long-chain-fatty-acid--CoA ligase yields the protein MTKNERIWWRSYPQEVPKHLEVPDVTLTRLLLSAAEDFPDREAIYFMGKRITYRRLLSDVSRFARALQSLGVQKGDRVAIMLPNSPQAVVAYYGALMIGAVVVQTNPMYMERELEHQLRDAGAETIVCLDLLYPKVARVKEQTRLSRIIVTRIDDYLPWPKNWLYPLKVWKDGQRVDVPYHEQGVFRFSRLLKKALAKPVEDVNVDPDDLALLQYTGGTTGLPKGAMLTHRNLVFNAIQCAHWTHECRRGEEKVLGLLPFFHVYGMTVVMNFSVHMAATMILVPRFDVDEMLKLINKEKPTVFPGAPTMYIALINHPDISRYDLSSIRACLSGSAPLPVEVQQRFEELTGGRLVEGYGLTEASPVTHANPVWGQRKAGSIGLPWPNTDCRIVDPHTGEELPLGSVGELQVKGPQVMKGYWNRPEETAQVLKDGWLSTGDIATMDEDGYFYILDRKKDMIIASGYNIYPREIEEVLYEHPAVKEAAVIGVPDPYRGETVKAFLVLKEGHQVTEEELTEFCRAKLARYKIPRQYEFRSELPKSAVGKVLRRVLVEEEKKKAALSLEKTKTGND from the coding sequence ATGACGAAAAATGAACGCATTTGGTGGCGCAGTTATCCTCAGGAAGTTCCAAAGCATTTGGAAGTTCCCGATGTGACGCTGACCCGGTTGCTGTTGTCGGCGGCAGAGGATTTTCCCGACAGGGAAGCAATATATTTTATGGGGAAACGCATTACCTATCGGCGATTGTTGTCGGACGTGTCCCGTTTTGCCCGGGCGCTGCAATCCCTCGGCGTTCAAAAAGGTGATCGTGTGGCGATCATGTTGCCCAATTCCCCCCAAGCAGTGGTCGCCTATTACGGGGCTTTGATGATCGGAGCCGTCGTTGTGCAAACCAATCCCATGTACATGGAGCGGGAGTTGGAGCATCAACTGCGTGATGCCGGAGCGGAGACCATCGTCTGTCTCGATTTACTCTATCCCAAGGTGGCCCGTGTCAAGGAGCAGACACGCCTTTCCCGCATCATTGTGACCCGGATCGATGATTACCTGCCTTGGCCGAAAAATTGGTTGTATCCGCTGAAGGTGTGGAAGGACGGCCAGCGTGTGGATGTGCCGTATCATGAGCAGGGAGTGTTTCGTTTTTCGCGGCTGTTAAAGAAAGCGCTTGCAAAACCGGTGGAAGATGTCAACGTTGACCCCGATGATTTGGCTTTGTTGCAGTATACCGGCGGAACGACCGGTTTGCCCAAAGGAGCGATGCTTACGCATCGCAATCTCGTGTTCAATGCGATTCAGTGCGCCCATTGGACACATGAATGCCGACGCGGAGAGGAAAAGGTGCTGGGACTGCTGCCTTTCTTTCATGTATACGGCATGACCGTGGTGATGAATTTCAGCGTCCACATGGCGGCTACCATGATTCTTGTCCCCCGATTCGATGTGGATGAGATGTTGAAATTGATCAACAAGGAAAAGCCCACGGTGTTCCCGGGTGCGCCGACGATGTACATCGCGTTGATCAACCATCCCGACATCAGTCGATACGATCTGTCTTCGATCCGTGCCTGTTTGAGCGGTTCCGCCCCGTTGCCGGTCGAGGTGCAGCAACGGTTCGAAGAGCTGACCGGCGGTCGTTTGGTGGAAGGCTATGGTTTGACGGAAGCCTCGCCCGTCACCCATGCCAACCCTGTTTGGGGACAGCGAAAAGCAGGCAGCATCGGTTTGCCTTGGCCCAACACGGATTGCCGGATCGTCGACCCTCATACAGGGGAAGAGCTGCCTTTGGGCAGTGTCGGTGAACTGCAAGTGAAAGGTCCGCAGGTGATGAAAGGATATTGGAACCGGCCGGAAGAGACGGCTCAAGTGTTGAAGGACGGCTGGCTGTCCACCGGCGACATCGCGACGATGGACGAGGATGGGTATTTCTACATATTGGATCGAAAAAAAGATATGATTATCGCCAGCGGTTACAACATCTATCCGAGGGAAATCGAGGAGGTGTTGTACGAGCACCCGGCAGTAAAGGAGGCCGCCGTCATCGGCGTACCCGATCCGTATCGCGGAGAGACGGTGAAGGCGTTTCTTGTGTTGAAGGAAGGACATCAGGTGACGGAAGAGGAGTTGACGGAATTTTGCCGCGCCAAGCTGGCACGTTACAAAATTCCCAGACAGTACGAGTTTCGTTCCGAATTGCCCAAAAGTGCGGTGGGCAAGGTGCTGCGTCGGGTATTGGTTGAGGAGGAGAAGAAAAAAGCCGCATTGTCACTGGAAAAAACCAAAACAGGAAATGATTGA
- a CDS encoding NfeD family protein, producing MGAGSALLVFFSAFLLAAEMLAKARGLAGVAGLLLMGWYVSGHWGTTPGWWLAAVLVGMGLVILDGKLLQDGTLATIGVILVLVGLVIPTGNWLTGTLVAFAWITGLALSPLSLKVLPKRDWLEKIVLKFAMSKETGYSSLNRNYRELVGREGTALTDMRPSGTIRIGDGRYSAVTNGHWVQKGARVRVLSVDGVKILVETVEEPSDPSTEDNSDTIPG from the coding sequence ATGGGAGCCGGTTCCGCTTTGCTGGTCTTTTTCAGCGCGTTTTTGTTGGCCGCTGAAATGCTCGCCAAGGCTCGGGGTTTGGCCGGGGTGGCGGGGTTGTTGTTGATGGGATGGTATGTGAGCGGACATTGGGGAACGACACCCGGTTGGTGGTTGGCCGCTGTGCTTGTCGGGATGGGACTGGTGATTCTGGATGGAAAACTGTTGCAGGACGGTACCCTGGCTACCATCGGTGTGATCCTGGTTTTGGTCGGGTTGGTGATTCCGACGGGGAACTGGCTGACGGGGACACTGGTCGCATTTGCATGGATCACGGGACTCGCTTTGAGTCCGCTGTCGTTGAAAGTGTTGCCCAAACGCGATTGGCTGGAAAAGATCGTCTTGAAGTTCGCCATGTCCAAAGAGACGGGTTACAGCTCGCTCAACCGCAACTATCGGGAACTGGTCGGACGCGAGGGGACGGCATTGACCGACATGCGCCCGTCGGGCACCATCCGCATCGGGGATGGTCGCTACAGTGCGGTCACCAACGGTCATTGGGTCCAAAAGGGAGCACGGGTGCGCGTATTGTCTGTGGATGGTGTCAAAATCCTGGTGGAAACAGTAGAGGAACCCTCTGATCCATCCACCGAAGATAACAGCGACACCATACCCGGTTGA
- a CDS encoding S8 family peptidase, translated as MKRSFALLTAFVLLLVMVLPIAPHVQAAPADTAPYSPGEIIVKFKPHINQSQITSLHRTNQAKLLFRSKEIGFDVIRVSGKPVTELLRNYRNNPLVEYAEPNYYFHATWTPNDPALSKQWALPKIRANDAWNATKSNNGIRVAVVDTGVQYNHPDLYGKVIKGYDYVGQDWDPSDGNGHGTHVAGVIAAATNNQKGIAGVAPNAMIYAVRVLDNNGNGTLENVANGIIHAVDQGAKVINLSLGSGYDSQTLKDAVQYAWSKGAIVVAAAGNSNSSQPSYPAFYDSVIAVGATDKSDNKANFSNFGNWVDVAAPGVDIYSTYPSAYGQFATMSGTSMATPHVSGLAALLAAQGRSNSAIREAIQKTADKTVGTGTYWTYGRINASKAVRY; from the coding sequence ATGAAAAGGAGCTTCGCGTTGCTGACCGCCTTTGTACTGCTGTTGGTCATGGTTCTGCCCATTGCCCCGCATGTACAGGCGGCGCCCGCGGACACGGCACCGTATTCTCCCGGTGAAATCATCGTCAAATTTAAACCCCACATCAATCAGAGCCAAATTACTTCTTTGCATCGGACCAACCAAGCGAAGTTGTTGTTCCGAAGCAAGGAAATCGGCTTCGATGTGATCCGTGTCTCCGGCAAACCGGTCACGGAGCTGCTTCGAAACTACCGCAACAATCCGCTGGTGGAATATGCGGAACCCAACTATTACTTTCACGCGACCTGGACACCCAACGACCCCGCTTTGTCCAAACAATGGGCACTGCCGAAAATCCGCGCCAACGACGCCTGGAACGCCACGAAAAGCAATAACGGCATCCGCGTCGCGGTCGTGGATACCGGTGTTCAGTACAATCACCCTGATCTCTACGGCAAGGTCATCAAAGGATACGATTATGTGGGACAAGATTGGGACCCCAGTGACGGTAACGGACATGGCACCCATGTCGCCGGCGTGATCGCAGCCGCGACCAACAACCAAAAGGGAATCGCGGGTGTAGCCCCCAATGCGATGATCTATGCCGTCCGGGTATTGGACAACAACGGCAACGGTACGTTGGAAAATGTGGCCAACGGCATCATTCATGCGGTTGATCAAGGTGCCAAAGTGATCAATCTGAGCCTCGGCTCGGGATATGATTCGCAAACGTTGAAAGACGCCGTTCAATATGCTTGGAGCAAAGGAGCGATTGTCGTCGCGGCGGCAGGGAACAGCAACAGTTCCCAACCCAGCTATCCGGCCTTTTACGATTCGGTCATCGCCGTGGGAGCCACCGACAAATCCGACAACAAAGCCAACTTCTCCAACTTCGGCAATTGGGTGGACGTTGCCGCGCCAGGAGTAGACATCTATTCCACCTATCCGTCTGCATACGGCCAATTTGCCACGATGTCGGGCACTTCGATGGCGACACCGCACGTATCGGGGCTGGCGGCGCTGCTGGCCGCGCAAGGAAGAAGCAACAGCGCAATTCGGGAGGCCATTCAGAAAACGGCGGACAAAACAGTGGGTACCGGCACGTATTGGACCTACGGTCGAATCAACGCCTCCAAGGCTGTCCGTTACTGA
- a CDS encoding S8 family peptidase, which yields MLSVLVALLMVAALAIPASGGVQAASTDAKAAFAPGEVIVKFKNGTSTSTKQAVHSQESGRVLFRSKEIGFDVVKIPSGKSVTQAVREYRNNPNVEYAEPNYIYHADWTPNDPYFSTQQWGPQKVQAPAAWDITRGSSSVRIAIIDTGVQYNHPDLSGKVVLGHDYVDGDNDPYDGNGHGTHCAGIAAAVTNNGTGIAGMAPNASILAVRVLDNNGSGTLDAVANGIIYAADNGAKVISLSLGGSAGSTTLQNAVNYAWNKGAVVVAAAGNSGTNLPSYPAYYSNAIAVAATTSSDVKASYSNWGSWVDVAAPGSSIYSTYPTNTYASLSGTSMATPHVAGLAGLLAAQGRSNSNIRAAIQNTADAISGTGTYWTYGRINAYRAVQY from the coding sequence ATGTTGTCTGTTCTTGTCGCTCTGCTGATGGTGGCGGCGTTGGCCATTCCCGCCAGCGGTGGTGTACAGGCAGCTTCCACGGATGCCAAAGCCGCTTTCGCACCCGGGGAGGTCATTGTCAAGTTCAAAAACGGAACAAGCACTTCCACCAAGCAAGCGGTTCACTCCCAGGAAAGCGGTCGGGTGCTGTTCCGCAGCAAAGAAATCGGCTTTGACGTCGTAAAGATTCCGTCCGGGAAATCCGTAACGCAAGCGGTACGTGAATACCGAAACAACCCCAATGTGGAATACGCCGAACCCAACTACATCTACCACGCCGACTGGACACCCAACGATCCGTACTTCTCCACGCAACAGTGGGGACCGCAAAAAGTCCAGGCACCGGCCGCCTGGGATATTACGAGGGGGAGCAGCAGCGTCCGCATCGCCATTATCGACACCGGGGTCCAATACAATCACCCGGATCTGTCGGGCAAAGTCGTCTTGGGACATGATTATGTCGACGGTGACAACGATCCGTATGACGGCAACGGTCACGGCACGCACTGCGCCGGGATTGCGGCCGCCGTTACCAACAATGGGACCGGAATTGCCGGTATGGCTCCCAATGCGTCCATTCTGGCCGTCCGCGTGTTGGACAACAACGGCAGCGGCACCCTGGACGCCGTCGCCAACGGCATCATCTACGCCGCCGACAACGGCGCCAAAGTGATCAGTCTCAGCTTGGGCGGATCGGCTGGTTCCACCACGTTGCAAAACGCGGTGAATTACGCGTGGAACAAAGGAGCCGTTGTTGTAGCCGCCGCCGGCAACAGCGGTACAAACCTTCCGAGCTATCCGGCATACTACAGCAACGCCATCGCCGTCGCCGCCACCACTTCCAGCGATGTGAAAGCCAGCTACTCCAACTGGGGTTCCTGGGTCGATGTGGCCGCGCCGGGTTCCAGCATCTACTCCACCTATCCGACCAACACCTATGCATCGCTTTCCGGCACCTCCATGGCCACGCCGCACGTGGCCGGGCTGGCAGGACTTTTGGCCGCACAGGGCCGCTCCAACAGCAACATCCGTGCCGCCATCCAAAACACGGCCGACGCCATCTCCGGCACCGGCACATACTGGACCTACGGCCGGATCAACGCTTATCGGGCTGTTCAATATTAA
- a CDS encoding RsmB/NOP family class I SAM-dependent RNA methyltransferase, with amino-acid sequence MHLPTDYLEQMKTWLQDEFPAFLASYEEVPARGLRVNRLKIETKAFLERSPFDLQPIPWCPEGFYYNHERDRPGKHVYHAAGLYYIQDPSAMAPAEALDPQPGERVLDLCAAPGGKTTQIAAKMQGKGLLVANEISPQRIKALVENLERCGVTNAVVLNERPERLMERFVGFFDRILIDAPCSGEGMFRKDPEVCERWSVRATHLCADVQTEILAAAAPMLRPGGILVYSTCTFNPVENEQVIDRFLSEHPEFTLIPVPQASHYRPGRPEWVNGSDSLRLASRLWPHHLRGEGHFVALLEKTDGPEGTKRRPGKMPPVSADAVKQLRAFILDTLTCEWDDWPLTLYGEHLYRVPDELPSLKGLKVERPGLYLGQVKRNRLEPSHTWAMTLKPADVKRYVSFAVDDPRLYQYLRGETIPFDGDKGWTLVGVERFPLGWAKVSGGMLKNHYPKWLRWD; translated from the coding sequence ATGCACCTTCCTACAGATTATCTCGAACAGATGAAAACCTGGTTGCAAGACGAGTTCCCGGCGTTTCTCGCCAGTTACGAGGAAGTACCGGCACGCGGGTTGCGGGTGAACCGGCTCAAGATCGAGACGAAGGCGTTTTTAGAGAGGAGTCCGTTTGATCTCCAGCCCATCCCGTGGTGCCCGGAAGGTTTTTATTATAATCACGAACGGGATCGTCCCGGAAAGCACGTTTATCATGCGGCCGGGTTGTATTATATTCAGGACCCCAGCGCCATGGCACCCGCGGAGGCGCTGGACCCCCAACCGGGTGAGCGGGTGCTGGACCTGTGTGCGGCGCCGGGCGGCAAAACCACACAAATCGCCGCCAAAATGCAAGGAAAAGGATTGCTGGTGGCCAACGAGATTTCCCCTCAACGCATCAAGGCGTTGGTGGAAAATTTGGAGCGGTGCGGGGTGACCAACGCCGTCGTCCTCAATGAACGGCCGGAGCGATTGATGGAACGTTTCGTCGGGTTTTTCGACCGGATTTTGATCGACGCTCCGTGTTCGGGTGAGGGGATGTTCCGCAAAGACCCGGAAGTGTGTGAGCGCTGGAGTGTACGGGCCACTCACCTGTGCGCGGATGTCCAAACGGAGATTTTGGCCGCAGCCGCTCCCATGCTCCGGCCGGGCGGTATACTGGTGTACTCCACCTGCACATTCAATCCGGTGGAAAACGAACAGGTCATCGACCGCTTTTTGTCCGAACACCCGGAGTTTACGCTCATTCCCGTTCCGCAAGCATCTCATTACCGACCGGGCCGCCCAGAATGGGTAAACGGATCCGATAGCTTGCGGTTGGCTTCCCGCCTGTGGCCTCACCATCTACGGGGAGAAGGACATTTCGTGGCGTTGTTGGAAAAAACGGACGGCCCCGAAGGAACCAAACGCCGGCCGGGAAAAATGCCGCCCGTCTCTGCCGATGCGGTGAAGCAATTGCGCGCCTTTATCCTGGACACATTGACATGCGAATGGGATGATTGGCCACTGACGCTGTACGGTGAACATCTCTACCGGGTGCCGGACGAATTGCCTTCGCTGAAAGGTCTGAAGGTGGAACGCCCCGGCTTGTATTTGGGACAGGTCAAACGGAACCGGTTGGAACCTTCCCACACTTGGGCGATGACCCTGAAGCCGGCCGATGTAAAGCGATATGTGTCGTTTGCAGTGGACGATCCCCGTCTGTACCAATACTTGCGGGGTGAAACGATCCCCTTCGATGGCGACAAGGGATGGACGCTGGTGGGGGTGGAACGGTTTCCGCTGGGATGGGCCAAAGTATCCGGCGGCATGCTGAAAAACCATTATCCCAAGTGGTTGCGTTGGGATTAG